A window of Rhodococcus sp. SGAir0479 contains these coding sequences:
- a CDS encoding acyl-CoA dehydrogenase family protein, translating into MTTIDDRTDAAARGHHTHEVFNQAPPRVGIDEFTSNTPLVEGVARYDAGWAAAHLSEVGSLVGTAGFQHDAELANTEVPRLHTHDRYGHRIDEVEYHPAYHRIISAAVEHGAHTSAWAQPRPGANVARAATFMLFAQVEPGHACPISMTHSAVPSLMLSPDLSERWLPRLYSRGYDGALAAPGDKPGAIFGMAMTEKQGGSDVRANTTVAQPLSDGTYALTGHKWFCSAPMSDAFLVLANAQERSPRSDRSSERSPRSDRATQQGLSCFLVPRVLEDGTRNVFRIQRLKDKLGNKSNASSEIELDGTIGHLVGEPGRGVRTIIEMVSRTRLDCVYGSTAGMRQSVAEALWHVRHRAAFGATLVDQPAMTAVVADLALESEAATATALRLARAHDDDATETEKAFRRLATAVSKYWICKRGPHHAYESLECLGGNGYTEAFPLARRYREQPVMAVWEGSGNVIALDVLRAMTREPESVQAFDVELNLARGASSLFDAHLDRVRAMLTDLATMDPAGAQLRARPVAAAMALGLQGSLLLRTAPTAVAEAFVAARLGADRDFEYGSLPAGTDFAAILERH; encoded by the coding sequence ATGACGACGATCGACGACCGCACCGACGCTGCGGCGCGCGGACACCACACCCACGAGGTGTTCAATCAGGCTCCGCCGCGGGTGGGGATCGACGAGTTCACCAGCAACACTCCGCTCGTCGAGGGTGTCGCTCGGTACGACGCGGGGTGGGCCGCCGCGCACCTGAGCGAGGTGGGGTCCCTGGTCGGCACCGCCGGGTTCCAGCACGACGCCGAGCTGGCCAACACCGAGGTCCCCCGCCTGCACACCCACGACCGGTACGGGCACCGCATCGACGAGGTCGAGTACCACCCCGCGTACCACCGCATCATCTCGGCGGCCGTCGAGCACGGCGCGCACACCTCGGCGTGGGCGCAGCCGCGCCCGGGCGCCAACGTCGCCCGGGCCGCGACGTTCATGCTGTTCGCGCAGGTCGAACCCGGCCATGCGTGCCCCATCTCGATGACCCACTCTGCGGTCCCGTCACTGATGCTGTCCCCCGACCTGTCCGAGCGCTGGCTCCCCCGCCTCTACTCGCGCGGTTACGACGGCGCGCTCGCCGCACCCGGCGACAAGCCCGGCGCTATCTTCGGCATGGCCATGACGGAGAAGCAGGGCGGCTCCGACGTCCGCGCGAACACCACCGTGGCGCAGCCGCTCTCGGACGGAACATACGCGCTCACCGGTCACAAGTGGTTCTGCTCGGCGCCTATGTCGGACGCGTTCCTCGTGCTCGCCAACGCGCAGGAGCGGAGCCCGCGGAGCGACCGATCATCGGAGCGGAGCCCGCGGAGCGACCGGGCGACACAGCAGGGGCTCTCGTGCTTCCTGGTGCCGCGGGTGCTCGAGGACGGCACACGCAACGTGTTCCGCATCCAACGGCTCAAGGACAAGCTCGGCAACAAGTCGAACGCGTCTTCCGAGATCGAGCTCGACGGCACCATCGGCCACCTCGTCGGCGAGCCCGGCCGCGGCGTGCGCACGATCATCGAGATGGTGTCCCGCACCCGCCTCGACTGCGTGTACGGCTCGACCGCCGGCATGCGGCAGTCGGTCGCGGAGGCACTGTGGCACGTCCGGCACCGGGCCGCGTTCGGGGCCACGCTCGTCGACCAGCCCGCGATGACCGCGGTGGTCGCCGACCTCGCGCTCGAGTCGGAGGCCGCGACGGCGACGGCGCTGCGGCTCGCGCGGGCGCACGACGACGACGCGACCGAGACCGAGAAGGCGTTCCGCCGCCTGGCGACCGCGGTGAGCAAGTACTGGATCTGCAAGCGCGGACCGCACCACGCCTACGAGTCGCTCGAGTGCCTCGGCGGCAACGGTTACACCGAGGCGTTCCCGCTGGCCCGCCGCTACCGCGAGCAGCCGGTGATGGCGGTGTGGGAGGGGTCGGGGAACGTCATCGCGCTCGATGTGCTGCGGGCGATGACCCGCGAACCCGAGTCGGTGCAGGCCTTCGACGTCGAACTCAACCTTGCCCGCGGCGCGTCGTCGCTGTTCGACGCCCACCTGGACCGCGTGCGCGCAATGCTCACCGACCTCGCGACGATGGATCCGGCGGGCGCACAGCTGCGGGCTCGTCCCGTCGCGGCCGCGATGGCGCTGGGACTGCAGGGATCGCTGCTGCTACGAACCGCACCCACCGCCGTCGCGGAGGCGTTCGTCGCGGCGCGCCTGGGCGCCGACCGGGATTTCGAGTACGGGTCGCTTCCCGCGGGAACCGATTTCGCGGCCATCCTCGAGCGGCACTGA
- a CDS encoding PspA/IM30 family protein: protein MVDTAGGPDDVLGVLHGLGDAELLAVVLAATAARPALAPVHAAASMLSAGAGRTSDFPPDPSRPTAPPDVPPPLTMGADVPGPDYTDAGVPTFDRVRDRVEERAGTTLGAEELEREGRAGRELDERWQARETAARDRLTEIRRSMNDG from the coding sequence ATGGTTGACACGGCCGGCGGACCGGACGACGTACTCGGCGTACTCCACGGACTCGGCGACGCCGAACTGCTCGCCGTGGTGCTCGCGGCCACGGCCGCACGGCCCGCGCTCGCGCCCGTACACGCGGCCGCGTCGATGCTCTCCGCCGGGGCCGGACGCACATCGGACTTCCCACCGGACCCGTCCCGGCCCACCGCGCCGCCGGACGTCCCGCCGCCCCTGACCATGGGCGCGGACGTCCCGGGTCCCGACTACACCGACGCGGGTGTCCCGACCTTCGATCGCGTCCGGGACCGCGTCGAGGAGCGTGCCGGCACCACGCTGGGCGCGGAGGAACTCGAACGCGAGGGCCGGGCCGGCCGCGAACTCGACGAGCGGTGGCAGGCGCGCGAGACCGCGGCCCGCGACCGGCTCACCGAGATCCGCCGCTCCATGAACGACGGGTAG
- the pheT gene encoding phenylalanine--tRNA ligase subunit beta, protein MRVAQSWLTEILQRATPEWQVTPEELDAGFVRVGLEVEEVESLEPVTGPLVVGRVLEIEELTEFKKPIRFCKVDVGADAPQEIVCGARNFAQGDLVVAALPGAVLPGGFAIAARKTYGKVSNGMMCSASELGIGKDHSGILVLEPGTAEPGTDANDLLGLDDTVIELNITPDRGYCFSVRGLTRELACGFDLPFADPAVVPALPADGGEAWPVRLEPESKATRFTARRITGVDASAVSPWWLQRRLLMSGVRPISPAVDVTNYVLLELGQPLHAFDAAKVQGGLVVRRAQAGEKLTTLDEVERTLDPEDVVIADESGPISLAGVMGGASTEVHAGTTDILLESATWDPLAVFKTSRRHKLISEASKRYERVVDPEVALPALDRAAALLVEIAGGTVEPVLTDVGDVPSSRQIRMDIDLPDRVAGVGYPNGTAARRLTQIGCTVEVGVSESGHGQLVVTPPSWRPDLTQPADLVEEVLRLEGLEQIPSVLPHAPAGRGLTGEQRRRRAVGRMLAASGYVEILPPVFLPHAVFDTWGLDADDPRRNTTKVLNPLESDRPELATTLLPGMLEVLARNVSRGQRDLSLYGVAQVVLPGPDTVPVDALPVDRRPTDEQIAQLLKSLPAQPVHVAVVLSGLREPSGPWGAGRAADAADAFAAVQTIADAAGVTVELRAAQYLPWHPGRCAEVVFDGAVVGHAGELHPAVLERAGLPARTCAVEIDLDALPVTEILPAPRISPFPAVLQDVAVVVDDSVPAAAVEAALRSGGGELLEDIRLFDVFEGAQVGEGRKSLAFSLRFRGTDRTLTEDEASAARDAAVAAASDAVGAVLRG, encoded by the coding sequence GTGCGAGTAGCGCAATCGTGGCTGACCGAGATCCTGCAGCGGGCGACCCCCGAGTGGCAGGTCACCCCCGAGGAGTTGGATGCCGGATTCGTCCGGGTGGGCCTCGAGGTCGAGGAGGTCGAGTCGCTCGAACCGGTGACGGGACCGCTGGTCGTGGGCCGGGTGCTGGAGATCGAGGAGCTCACCGAGTTCAAGAAGCCGATCCGGTTCTGCAAGGTGGACGTCGGCGCCGATGCGCCACAGGAGATCGTCTGCGGCGCAAGGAATTTCGCGCAGGGTGACCTCGTCGTGGCGGCGCTGCCGGGCGCGGTGCTGCCGGGTGGGTTCGCGATCGCCGCCCGCAAGACGTACGGCAAGGTCTCCAACGGCATGATGTGTTCGGCCTCGGAACTGGGGATCGGTAAGGACCACTCGGGAATCCTGGTCCTCGAGCCGGGGACGGCGGAGCCCGGCACCGACGCCAACGATCTGCTCGGACTCGACGACACCGTCATCGAACTCAACATCACCCCGGACCGCGGCTACTGCTTTTCGGTGCGCGGTCTGACTCGCGAACTGGCCTGCGGTTTCGACCTGCCGTTCGCCGACCCCGCGGTGGTGCCCGCCCTGCCCGCGGACGGCGGGGAGGCCTGGCCGGTGCGGCTCGAGCCGGAGTCGAAGGCCACGCGCTTCACCGCCCGACGGATCACCGGCGTCGACGCCTCCGCAGTGAGCCCGTGGTGGCTGCAGCGGCGCTTGCTGATGTCCGGCGTCCGTCCCATCTCGCCGGCCGTCGACGTCACCAACTACGTGCTGCTCGAGCTCGGGCAGCCGCTACACGCGTTCGACGCCGCCAAGGTCCAGGGGGGCCTGGTGGTCCGCCGCGCCCAGGCGGGGGAGAAGCTCACCACGCTCGACGAGGTCGAGCGCACGCTCGATCCCGAGGACGTCGTCATCGCCGACGAGTCCGGGCCCATCTCGTTGGCCGGTGTGATGGGCGGGGCCTCCACCGAGGTGCATGCCGGGACCACCGACATCCTGCTCGAGTCGGCCACGTGGGATCCGCTCGCGGTGTTCAAGACCTCGCGGCGCCACAAGCTGATCAGCGAGGCCAGCAAGCGCTACGAGCGGGTCGTCGACCCCGAGGTGGCGCTGCCGGCCCTCGACCGGGCGGCGGCCCTGCTCGTCGAGATCGCGGGCGGCACCGTCGAGCCGGTGCTCACCGACGTGGGCGACGTTCCGTCGTCGCGGCAGATCCGCATGGACATCGACCTGCCGGACCGGGTTGCCGGCGTCGGCTACCCGAACGGCACGGCCGCCCGGCGTCTGACGCAGATCGGCTGCACCGTCGAGGTCGGCGTGAGCGAGTCCGGGCACGGCCAGCTGGTCGTCACCCCGCCGTCGTGGCGTCCCGATCTGACCCAGCCGGCCGACCTGGTCGAGGAGGTGCTGCGCCTCGAGGGGCTCGAGCAGATCCCGTCCGTGCTTCCGCACGCCCCGGCCGGTCGCGGCCTGACCGGGGAGCAGCGTCGTCGTCGGGCGGTCGGCCGGATGCTCGCCGCGTCCGGATACGTCGAGATCCTGCCGCCGGTGTTCCTGCCGCACGCCGTCTTCGACACGTGGGGCCTGGACGCGGACGACCCGCGCCGCAACACCACCAAGGTGCTCAACCCGCTCGAGTCCGACCGTCCGGAGCTCGCGACGACGCTGCTGCCCGGCATGCTGGAGGTGCTGGCCCGCAACGTCTCTCGTGGCCAGCGCGACCTGTCGCTCTACGGCGTCGCGCAGGTGGTGCTGCCGGGTCCGGACACCGTGCCGGTGGACGCCCTCCCGGTCGACCGCCGTCCCACCGACGAGCAGATCGCGCAGTTGCTGAAGTCGCTGCCGGCCCAGCCGGTGCACGTGGCGGTCGTCCTCTCCGGGCTGCGTGAGCCGTCCGGCCCGTGGGGTGCAGGCCGTGCCGCCGACGCGGCCGACGCGTTCGCGGCCGTGCAGACCATCGCCGACGCCGCCGGCGTCACGGTGGAACTGCGCGCCGCGCAGTACCTGCCGTGGCACCCGGGCCGCTGCGCCGAGGTGGTCTTCGACGGCGCCGTCGTCGGCCATGCCGGCGAGCTGCATCCGGCGGTTCTCGAGCGCGCCGGTCTGCCCGCCCGCACGTGCGCGGTCGAGATCGACCTCGACGCACTGCCGGTCACGGAAATTCTTCCGGCGCCGCGGATCTCGCCGTTCCCGGCGGTGCTCCAGGACGTCGCGGTCGTGGTCGACGACTCGGTGCCGGCGGCGGCCGTCGAGGCGGCCCTCCGCAGCGGCGGCGGCGAACTGCTCGAGGACATCCGCCTGTTCGACGTCTTCGAGGGCGCGCAGGTCGGCGAGGGACGCAAGTCGCTCGCGTTCTCGCTGCGCTTCCGCGGCACCGACCGCACGCTGACCGAGGACGAGGCCAGCGCGGCGCGCGACGCTGCGGTCGCCGCAGCCTCCGACGCGGTCGGGGCGGTCCTGCGCGGCTGA
- the pheS gene encoding phenylalanine--tRNA ligase subunit alpha: protein MAKNEGGAPPTVDASALTEEALAAAAVAAEEAFAAAADLDQLAQAKIEHLGDKAPVALAKRGLGALPKEERSEAGKRVNVARTRVVTAFDARREILLAERDAAVLVSEAIDVTLPAVRRPAGARHPITIISEQIADVFVGMGWEVAEGPEVETEHFNFDALNFLPDHPARTMQDTFHIAPEGSRQVLRTHTSPVQVRTMLSREIPIYVVCPGRTFRTDELDATHTPVFSQVEGLAVDKGLTMAHLRGTLDAFARALFGPDTRTRMRPNYFPFTEPSAEVDVWFPNKKGGAGWVEWGGCGMVNPNVLRASGIDPDEYSGFAFGMGLERTLQFRNGIPDMRDIVEGDVRFTLPFGVQA, encoded by the coding sequence GTGGCTAAGAATGAGGGCGGTGCCCCGCCGACTGTCGATGCGAGCGCGCTGACCGAGGAGGCACTGGCGGCTGCGGCCGTCGCCGCCGAGGAGGCGTTCGCGGCGGCCGCGGACCTGGACCAGCTCGCCCAGGCCAAGATCGAGCACCTCGGTGACAAGGCCCCCGTCGCGCTGGCCAAGCGCGGCCTGGGTGCGCTGCCCAAGGAGGAGCGCTCGGAGGCGGGCAAGCGGGTCAACGTGGCCCGCACCCGCGTCGTCACGGCGTTCGACGCCCGCCGCGAGATCCTGCTCGCCGAGCGGGACGCGGCCGTGCTGGTCTCCGAGGCCATCGACGTGACGCTGCCGGCGGTGCGCCGCCCGGCGGGTGCGCGGCATCCCATCACGATCATCTCCGAGCAGATCGCCGACGTCTTCGTCGGCATGGGCTGGGAGGTCGCCGAGGGCCCCGAGGTCGAGACCGAGCACTTCAACTTCGACGCGCTCAACTTCCTGCCCGACCATCCGGCGCGCACGATGCAGGACACGTTCCACATCGCGCCCGAGGGTTCGCGGCAGGTGCTGCGGACGCACACCTCTCCGGTCCAGGTCCGCACGATGCTGTCGCGGGAGATCCCGATCTACGTCGTGTGCCCGGGGCGGACGTTCCGTACCGACGAGCTCGACGCCACGCACACCCCGGTCTTCTCCCAGGTCGAGGGTCTCGCGGTGGACAAGGGGCTGACCATGGCGCACCTGCGCGGCACCCTGGACGCGTTCGCGCGCGCGTTGTTCGGCCCCGACACCCGGACGCGCATGCGCCCCAACTACTTCCCGTTCACCGAACCGTCCGCCGAGGTGGACGTGTGGTTCCCGAACAAGAAGGGCGGCGCCGGCTGGGTCGAGTGGGGCGGCTGCGGCATGGTGAACCCGAACGTGTTGCGCGCGTCCGGTATCGACCCCGACGAGTACTCCGGTTTCGCGTTCGGTATGGGCCTCGAGCGGACGCTGCAGTTCCGCAACGGCATCCCGGACATGCGCGACATCGTCGAGGGCGACGTGCGGTTCACGCTGCCCTTCGGTGTCCAGGCCTGA
- a CDS encoding TrmH family RNA methyltransferase: MDPFTERTPRVVSAVKLLRGAERRKTGRFLAEGENSVAEALAGGVVHEVFFTERAGERYRELIDDARAAGIPASLVTDRAIRGLSDTVTPPGVVAVCDLLDVPLTRAITAEARLLAVPVAIAEPGNAGTVIRVADAVGADAAILAGDSVDPHNGKCVRSSAGSLFHLPIVRERDTGTVLTALADAGIQVLATAADGEVDLDDADELLARPTAWLFGNEAHGLDPAVAERADHRVRIPIRGRAESLNLATAASICLYASARVQHRSH, translated from the coding sequence GTGGACCCGTTCACCGAACGGACTCCGCGGGTCGTTTCTGCTGTCAAGCTCCTGCGCGGCGCAGAGCGCAGGAAGACGGGACGATTCCTCGCGGAGGGCGAGAACTCGGTCGCCGAGGCCCTCGCCGGCGGGGTGGTGCACGAGGTGTTCTTCACCGAGCGCGCGGGGGAGCGCTACCGCGAGCTGATCGACGACGCCCGCGCCGCCGGGATCCCCGCGTCGCTGGTCACCGACCGGGCGATCCGCGGCCTGAGCGACACCGTCACCCCGCCCGGTGTGGTCGCCGTGTGCGACCTGCTCGACGTGCCGCTCACACGCGCGATCACGGCCGAGGCCCGTCTGCTCGCGGTCCCGGTGGCGATCGCCGAACCGGGCAACGCCGGAACCGTCATCCGAGTGGCCGACGCGGTCGGCGCCGACGCGGCCATCCTCGCCGGTGACAGTGTCGACCCCCACAACGGCAAGTGCGTCCGGTCCTCGGCCGGAAGCCTGTTCCACCTGCCGATCGTGCGCGAGCGCGACACCGGCACCGTTCTGACGGCACTGGCCGACGCCGGCATCCAGGTGCTCGCGACGGCGGCGGACGGTGAAGTCGACCTCGACGACGCCGACGAACTCCTGGCGCGGCCGACCGCGTGGTTGTTCGGCAACGAGGCCCACGGTCTCGACCCGGCCGTCGCGGAGCGCGCCGACCACCGGGTGCGAATTCCGATCCGCGGTCGCGCGGAGAGCCTGAACCTGGCCACCGCCGCATCGATCTGCCTGTACGCGAGCGCCCGCGTCCAGCACCGGAGTCACTGA
- the rplT gene encoding 50S ribosomal protein L20, whose translation MARVKRAVNAQKKRRSILEASSGYRGQRSRLYRKAKEQQLHSMTYAYRDRRQRKGDFRKLWIARINAAARANDITYNRFIQGLKAAGVEVDRKILAELAVSDAEAFAGLVAVAKAALPADVNAPAGEAA comes from the coding sequence GTGGCACGCGTAAAGAGGGCTGTCAACGCCCAGAAGAAGCGTCGTTCGATTCTCGAGGCCTCGAGCGGCTACCGCGGACAGCGTTCGCGCCTGTACCGCAAGGCGAAGGAGCAGCAGCTCCACTCGATGACCTACGCCTACCGTGACCGTCGCCAGCGCAAGGGCGACTTCCGGAAGCTGTGGATCGCTCGTATCAACGCTGCGGCTCGCGCCAACGACATCACCTACAACCGCTTCATCCAGGGCCTCAAGGCTGCGGGTGTCGAGGTGGACCGCAAGATCCTCGCCGAGCTCGCCGTCTCCGACGCCGAGGCATTCGCCGGTCTGGTCGCGGTCGCGAAGGCAGCCCTGCCGGCCGACGTCAACGCTCCGGCCGGAGAAGCGGCCTGA
- the rpmI gene encoding 50S ribosomal protein L35, with product MPKSKTHSGTAKRFKVSGSGKILRQKAGRRHLLEHKSSRVTRRLDGKAVVADQDAPRIKRLLGI from the coding sequence ATGCCCAAGTCGAAGACCCACAGTGGCACCGCGAAGCGATTCAAGGTGTCCGGTAGCGGAAAGATCCTGCGCCAGAAGGCCGGACGTCGCCACCTGCTCGAGCACAAGAGCTCGCGCGTGACCCGTCGTCTGGACGGCAAGGCCGTCGTCGCCGACCAGGATGCTCCCCGCATCAAGCGTCTGCTCGGCATCTGA
- the infC gene encoding translation initiation factor IF-3 yields MRRGQRTAPHYLGGHISTETRINERIRVPEVRLIGPGGEQVGIVRVEDALRVALEADLDLVEVAPDARPPVCKIMDYGKFKYETAQKARESRKNQQQTVIKEQKLRPKIDDHDYETKKRNVIRFLEAGSKVKVTIMFRGREQSRPELGFRLLQRLGADVADLGFVETSAKQDGRNMTMVLAPHKGAKTRAKAQEGAQATQAKPATGDGGAPPAPSA; encoded by the coding sequence CTGCGGCGCGGTCAAAGGACTGCACCGCACTACCTAGGAGGCCACATCAGCACTGAGACCCGCATCAACGAGCGCATCCGAGTTCCCGAGGTTCGCCTCATCGGACCCGGGGGTGAGCAGGTTGGGATCGTGCGTGTCGAGGATGCGCTGCGCGTAGCACTCGAGGCCGACCTCGACCTGGTCGAGGTGGCTCCCGATGCCCGTCCGCCGGTCTGCAAGATCATGGACTACGGCAAGTTCAAGTACGAGACGGCGCAGAAGGCGCGCGAGTCGCGGAAGAACCAGCAGCAGACCGTCATCAAGGAGCAGAAGCTCCGCCCGAAGATCGACGACCACGACTACGAGACCAAGAAGCGGAACGTCATCCGCTTCCTCGAGGCGGGCTCGAAGGTCAAGGTCACGATCATGTTCCGTGGTCGCGAGCAGTCTCGTCCCGAGCTCGGGTTCCGCCTGCTCCAGCGTCTCGGCGCGGATGTCGCGGACCTCGGCTTCGTGGAGACCTCCGCGAAGCAGGACGGCCGCAACATGACCATGGTTCTTGCGCCGCACAAGGGTGCGAAGACCCGTGCGAAGGCCCAGGAGGGCGCCCAGGCCACGCAGGCGAAGCCCGCGACCGGTGACGGTGGCGCGCCTCCCGCGCCCAGCGCCTGA
- a CDS encoding DUF1844 domain-containing protein, whose amino-acid sequence MTQNPDPAEAVQHAEDDLSDVRELADVPAIEVISRAAVMLMSSAAEKLGLSDPEPEKSPQLDLDEARRLITALAGLVTASVEYLGPHAGPIREGLQALQRAFRETSAHPDEPGKGPGEKYTGPVY is encoded by the coding sequence ATGACGCAGAATCCCGACCCGGCCGAAGCCGTCCAGCACGCCGAGGACGATCTCTCCGACGTCCGCGAACTCGCCGACGTCCCCGCGATCGAGGTGATCAGCCGCGCCGCCGTCATGCTGATGAGTTCGGCGGCCGAGAAGCTCGGGTTGTCCGATCCCGAGCCGGAGAAGAGCCCGCAGCTCGACCTCGACGAGGCGCGCCGGCTCATCACCGCACTCGCCGGACTCGTCACCGCCTCGGTGGAGTACCTGGGCCCCCATGCCGGCCCGATCCGCGAGGGCCTGCAGGCACTGCAGCGCGCCTTCCGGGAGACCTCCGCGCACCCGGACGAGCCCGGCAAGGGCCCCGGCGAGAAGTACACCGGACCCGTCTACTGA
- a CDS encoding alpha/beta fold hydrolase, producing MDLRHDVAGSGPTLVLVHGIVDRRQAWTAVVDRLTPYRRVVTVDLPGHGESAALADGEEVLDGLLDELTRFVRSVTPAGERPHVAGNSLGGFLALGLAARREAASATALSPAGFFVNHADQVRTEWTFRALRSLTRAMGSRMPAAMASRVVRYPSLAAFYGHPARVSYEDAVTGARSLATNALVDRTMAATFDLPASVDPEIPVTVAWGRRDLILPVYQARRVRRVFPQARVMVLPGIGHVPMTDDPELISTILLGGSVTPSS from the coding sequence ATGGACCTCCGCCACGACGTCGCCGGTTCCGGCCCCACGCTCGTGCTCGTGCACGGCATCGTCGACCGCCGGCAGGCCTGGACCGCGGTGGTGGACCGCTTGACGCCCTACCGCCGGGTGGTCACCGTCGACCTTCCAGGACACGGGGAGTCCGCTGCTCTTGCCGACGGCGAGGAGGTGTTGGACGGACTTCTCGACGAGCTGACCCGCTTCGTCAGGTCCGTGACACCGGCCGGGGAACGCCCGCACGTCGCGGGCAACTCGCTCGGAGGGTTTCTCGCGCTCGGCCTCGCCGCCCGCCGAGAGGCGGCCTCGGCGACCGCGTTGTCGCCGGCCGGGTTCTTCGTCAACCACGCCGATCAGGTCCGCACCGAGTGGACCTTCCGGGCGCTGCGTTCACTCACCCGCGCGATGGGATCGCGGATGCCCGCCGCCATGGCGTCCCGGGTGGTGCGCTATCCCTCGTTGGCCGCGTTCTACGGCCACCCGGCCCGGGTGTCGTACGAGGACGCGGTGACCGGAGCGCGGTCGCTCGCGACGAATGCTCTGGTGGACCGCACCATGGCCGCGACCTTCGACCTCCCGGCGTCCGTGGATCCGGAGATTCCGGTGACCGTCGCGTGGGGCCGCCGGGACCTGATCCTGCCGGTGTACCAGGCGCGGCGGGTGCGGCGCGTGTTCCCGCAGGCGCGGGTGATGGTGCTACCCGGGATCGGGCACGTTCCGATGACCGACGATCCGGAGTTGATCAGCACGATTCTGCTCGGCGGCAGCGTGACGCCGTCGTCCTGA
- a CDS encoding MFS transporter, protein MSVQVSPRAAQRRARNPFAQLGAAAGWSFLPIGLLARLPFAMLTLGISSYVALVRDSYSQGGVAAGCYAAGAAVGTAVVGACADRFGQRRLVLVLAVVNTLLVVATLAAAHGQGMALLLIAAAFCGFTVPPVGPLSRVRWTALIRRSVTGDRARVQGAAFSYETLADEMTFVFGPVLIGVLAVFAPAAPLAVCAVLTLVFGILFAVHPTAGVAAAAARTVDAGVASLREFARANQVLLVLAMLTIGSLLGAASTAVVAFAGENGSTQGAGFIYAGFGIGSGAASVGMVVVSQKIGLHARWIAGAVWAVAVSAVLPFIDSAVVLAALLCLLGVGVGPVIVSIYRIAADSTPRGRNTVQMTILSGSLIGGNAIGAPLAGAVADSFGSAPAFAVVLCGCVVLACTGVGSGLLDRRARRVL, encoded by the coding sequence ATGTCTGTGCAAGTCTCACCTCGCGCTGCTCAGCGGCGCGCCCGCAATCCCTTCGCTCAACTCGGGGCCGCGGCCGGGTGGTCGTTTCTCCCCATCGGCCTTCTCGCGCGTCTCCCGTTCGCGATGCTGACCCTGGGCATCAGCAGTTACGTTGCGCTCGTTCGGGATTCGTACTCGCAGGGAGGAGTCGCCGCGGGCTGCTACGCGGCCGGCGCGGCCGTGGGGACCGCAGTGGTCGGCGCGTGTGCCGATCGGTTCGGCCAGCGGCGTCTCGTCCTCGTCCTCGCGGTCGTCAACACCCTGCTCGTAGTGGCGACACTCGCCGCAGCGCACGGGCAGGGGATGGCGTTACTTCTGATCGCCGCGGCGTTCTGCGGTTTCACCGTTCCGCCGGTCGGCCCCCTCTCCCGGGTCCGGTGGACCGCGCTGATCCGCCGCTCGGTGACGGGTGATCGCGCCCGGGTGCAGGGCGCGGCCTTCAGCTACGAAACCCTGGCCGACGAGATGACGTTCGTGTTCGGTCCGGTGCTCATCGGGGTGCTCGCGGTCTTCGCGCCCGCTGCACCGCTGGCCGTGTGTGCCGTGCTGACCCTGGTGTTCGGAATCCTGTTCGCGGTGCATCCGACCGCCGGTGTCGCGGCCGCCGCAGCACGAACGGTCGACGCCGGGGTGGCGTCCCTGCGCGAGTTCGCGCGCGCGAACCAAGTGCTCCTGGTCCTGGCGATGCTGACGATCGGATCGCTGCTCGGCGCCGCGTCGACGGCGGTGGTGGCGTTCGCAGGCGAGAACGGGAGCACGCAGGGCGCCGGCTTCATCTACGCGGGGTTCGGCATCGGTTCGGGGGCGGCGTCGGTGGGCATGGTCGTGGTGTCGCAGAAGATCGGCCTGCACGCGCGTTGGATCGCCGGAGCAGTGTGGGCGGTGGCCGTGTCGGCGGTACTGCCGTTCATCGACTCCGCTGTCGTCCTCGCCGCTCTGCTCTGCCTGCTCGGCGTGGGAGTCGGCCCCGTGATCGTGTCCATCTATCGCATCGCCGCCGATTCCACGCCGCGGGGCCGGAACACCGTGCAGATGACTATTCTCTCGGGATCGTTGATCGGTGGAAACGCCATCGGTGCGCCGCTAGCGGGCGCGGTCGCGGACTCGTTCGGTTCCGCGCCGGCGTTCGCCGTCGTCCTCTGCGGGTGCGTGGTGCTGGCGTGCACGGGCGTGGGTTCGGGACTGCTCGACAGGCGAGCCCGCCGCGTCTTGTGA